Genomic window (Drosophila albomicans strain 15112-1751.03 chromosome X, ASM965048v2, whole genome shotgun sequence):
aataatataaatataccagctTCTCTATAGTTCGTGATTGTTCATTATTCTATTTCTGTAGGCATCACACAATTATACAACAAGTGTAATAAACTAGATATGCATATCGTAAACACTTGAAGTAGTCTCTCAGGCAACTCAACCACCTCTTCAACGCACAAAGCACATTACATTAATAATAGCCTGTCAGGTTCATGAATATAAGATACTGTGCTCGCAGAGATCATCGCATCTCCATATATAagttacacacattttatCTATTCCCCACAGGCATATAATAATATCTGTTTAAAATGCTTACatctgtgcaaatatttgcacattgtctagaaattgtttgcaaaataCTTAAGAGCATTCAATTTCGCTTTTAAGCAAGTATTTAGCAGTTATTAAGtggatttttaaatatttttattagcaatttagttaaataaaatatacagagaTATGGAATTCATTTTTTACGAAAATGTAGTTGTGAtttagttaattattattaaaatcaagTGAGCtgagttaaaaaaaaaaaaaaaacatccatataattgagttatttttattcaagttATAAATATGCTAAACGTTTTTCTTTGTGGTTTTCATTGATTCAGAAATGTGTTGAATGCAGTTGTAAATcagttgaataaaaataaaattgaatgtaATTAACGAGTTTTTGAAACCATAAAAAAGGTCTGTCAGCTTTATAAAAACATCTATTTTTATCAGAGAGTGTCTTCAGTGcatttaatatactgaatataataCTGTATTATGaaataagatatttaaaaaaaaaaatataaaagtatattaaatatactgaatataataataatactgtaTTATGATTGTATTAGatatgtttaaaaaatgtataaagttgtctaatttcaaaaaattaattatgtttaaagcagttgttattaaatttactaagacttttttgtattgttgcttataatgtatttaatatcTGGCTTTTTTTTACTGCCTTTTTAGCTTTTAATAAAATCTCAGCAGCGTCATTTTATTGCAGGGTATAAAACGTAACGATGTcgcgtgtttgtgtgtgtgtgttgaagtgAATGCTTCTGTTAATGTTGttggatgttgttgttgctgttgctgtcgctattgttgttgttgttgtgactaTGTTAAGTGCCAAAGAGCAACAGCCGGAGCCAAGGcgaatgcaaaatgcaactgctgcaatGCCAGCTAAgctcacagcaacaacaacaacaacagaaactgcaactgtcttttgttgttgctgttgttgatgttttgtGGGTGTGGCGGAGAGCAGGTCGATaacagcaactgctgcagtcGCTTAGTCGCCATTTTTACCTTCTCCAACGTTGCTCACGATCTTGAGTCACATGCAGGTTGTTGCACCACCCAAcggaacagcaacaacaacaacaacgacaacaacaactgcttgTAACATCAATGCCAACTTTGTAGGTGCGCCCAGCGCGATAAGCAATCGATAACACATAACATATcgatatgcatgtgtgtgtgcgtgtgtgtttgtgtttgactagaaacttaaaaacaaataaattgcagaCAAGTCACAcgagctaaataaatattcagtaacaaaaagtaaacaacaaacaagattGCCAACCTCAGAAAAAATTCATTAGagaacacaaaagcaaaatccagaaaaaacataaacaaatcacATTAAAACTAAAACGCTCTAAAAACTTTAGATACGCTGCTGGCATTATTTCCAGCACAGCGATAAACAACATGTGTGTTTATCAGAGATATTTTTGCACTGCGTCAACGGAAAGTGAAAAGTGTTACCCAATAAACAAAACTCGCAAGTGCAACCCAATACAATTCCCTAGCTATAGATTATGCACTTTTTTTCGATGACAGTTAATTCGGtgttgcaaaaatattgataaattgtAAACACTTTTATACTTGCTAAAGCACTCCAACtatttgcatacatacaatgtatgtatgtatatacactatgaaatagaaaaacaacaaaagcaataaaaaaaacattaaccGGCGCCTGATAAACCGGCCCACAATCGACAGCTGCGCCTGCCTCAACTCACCCAAGCAAAGACGCTGACGTTGACgccaacgtcgacgacgacagcgCAAAAACCAAACTGCGCAATAGAAATTTcataaacaaacacatacacacgcacacaaagtCATACGCACCATCATATacagcatacatacatatacatagaaGTGGAAAGAGGaggcaaagcaaaagccaaaggaGAACGAAAACGACGCGACGTGCGACACATATAATCACACAACAAGCTTATGTATgcgtatgtacatacatacatacatttatatgtatatgtatatgtgtatatgcacataataataaacaagtcgaagaagaagagctACAAAATGccggcaaaaaaaataaaaatcaagttGATGAGGCAAATAAACACAGACAACACTACAACTTGTATGAgtgtgcatacatatgtatgtacatatatgtatgtatgtatgtatatagaaaaagCACAACCAGAACAATAACAGCAGAAATAATTGACTATatgcactcactcacacacacacacatgcagccGGGGAGAGCCGCAGTGACTGACAAGATTACGTAAAagcttcttttttgttttgttttgtttattttgttttcggcTGTGTAGTTTTTGTTGCCCCCGactgtgtttgctgttgttgttttttttttgtctttgttaTTTACTGCTGTTTTTGTGGCTATTTGTGGTTTACAGGTGGGCCGGACTCAagtctatataaatatgcatattttacaCCGATCGTACATGGGAGTGGATGAAAAGGGGGAggataagaagaagaagaagaacactTACCGTGATGGCACATTGTTGATAATCTTGTCGGTTAGAAAACCGGCACGATTACAGCGCTCCACAAATCGATCGAGTATTATGTACGCCAATGGCACGTCCAGCACGATGTCCGCCATATCATCGTAGACTCGCATGAAGCCCTAGAAACAAAAACCGTACGAACGTaagacaataacaataacaataataataataatgatataatTGATGAAAGTGAGAGGAGATTGGTTCTATTTATTGTCATAAGCGATAAGCACGCAgacttgtttattattttacttttgtcGGATGCAAAATTCCAcaagcatttgaaatttattatacgaacttattttttgtatacatatgtatatttttccCTTAGTGCTAAGCTTTCTTCAACCCTCTCTGAAGTAAACCTTTTGAGAATCGCTGAGAAAGGCATTTCATTTAGAAAAATTTGCATGAATTACAGAATTCCATGCGAAgccttttttttactttctaATCTTCTTATCTTATTAAAACGATCGCCATCGAAAATTGTGATGGTGATATTTTAGAATTTCCagagtattttaaatttatttattttcccttAGTGCTAAGCTTTCTTCAATAATATCCCTTACAAAAAGCACAAGCACCCTCTCTGAAGTAAACTTTTTGAGAATCGCTGAGAAAGGCATTTCATTTAGAAAAATTTGCATGAATTACAGAATTCCTTGCGAAGCCTTTTTTGCATTCTAAACTATCTTATTGAAATGATCGCCATCGAAAATTGTGATAgctttattttagaatttccagagtatttgaaatttatttattttcccttAGTGCTAAGCTTTCTTCAATAATATCCCTTACAAAAAGCACAAGCACCCTTTCTGAAGTAAACTTTTTGAGAATCGCCGAGAAAGGCATTTCATTTCCATGGGAAgccttttttttgcattcaaaCTATCTTGTGAtggttttattttagaatttccAGAGTATTTGATGCGCCTCCCTGTCATTAAAAGTTTTCCCTTTCATtccatatgtatttattatttaatttgatagcCACAAAATTATCTAATCGATCGATAACTTCTATGGCAAGATTTTTAATGACTGTGGCTATATTTAGCCTGctcaaaataaaagttatctGATTAAACAACAAGAAGTTTGTTGGTCGAAAAGCCTTAtcaaataattgataatatatttgtgttgtgttttcaattttcatcaATTGATTTATGACCGAGTTTTATTGTTTGAGGTTTGTTATcgttataaattcaaaaaaacgTTTTTGCCCCACTGTGCTTCGccctaaaaatattatatactccgctgctattttaatgaagcttttagttgctgttgtctttaCAGAAACAGGTCACTATATTCAACGATTTACGAGTGCTTTTAGTGGGTCTAACAAACAATATCTAATCTAGTTATAGAAGGAGGGACGACGGGAGGGAAGGGAAGGAAATGCTGCTTACCTGCTCCATGCCCGCTGGCAAAACCAGACAGGTTAAATCCAGCGATTTGAGCAGCTCACACATGGCCTCCTCGGTGGTCTGACTGAGCGATTCGAGAGTCATCACAATAGCCTCATAGACAAGCTCATGATGATAGTGGGGCACCTCGAGGGCACGAAGACAACGCTGCGCCTCGGCGACGTCCCGCGACGAGAGATACTCCTTGAGGAGGAGGGTCATCTGCTTGGTGATCGTCTTCACCGGTCGCAAGGGACCGCCCATGCCCCAAACATTGTCGAGATGCGCCCAGACCTGCTTGTGGAGCAGGGCGTCAGCACGTCGCAACGCCTGCTCGGCGTGCTCGTTCAGCTGCTGATGCTCCTCGGGTCGACTGACGAATTTCGGTGGCATGCAATCGTCGGCGATGGCGCGGGCCATGAAATTGCCAAGCATGACGGGGGCCTCGGGGGTGTCGAGTATGAGGTCGGGCAGATTGGCCAACAGCATGTTGAAGCCCTTCTCGATGTCCTTGCCGGTGATGACGCGACCGTAGAGATCCGAAATGAGCACCGAGGTCATTTCCCGCTGCGAATCCTTGTGATCCATGGCAATCTCGACCAGTATGCTGGTGATGTGTTCACGCAACGGACTCTGCAGTATCTCATCGAAGCTGACAGCCACCTCATGGGTATCGCCATGCTCGTAGTACTCGAGCACGATCGGTTCGGCGAGCTTGAAGAACTCCTCGGGTGTGATTTCGGTAATCACCTCGCGTAGCTCCACATTGCGATCGTTGCACTCGCTATCGTAGTTGGGATCATTCTCATCCTCATACACCTCGGCGAGTACCTCCGAACCGGGCAATCCCCAAACCCCTTTGCCCCCGGCTCCGCCCTTCTTGGGCAGTCCACGACCGCGCTGCAGATTCCGGGATCTTCGGCTATTCTTCCAGCGACGATGCGGCACCACATACCCGGTGCCCGCTGGAAGGATGCCATTGGAAAGCGATGAGAGGGCCGCTGACGCATTGGCGCTGGAACCTGTTGCTGAGCTGGCCGATGCACCAGATGCATTTGATGCACTGCCTCCATTGGTCAGCGATATTGTTgtactgctgctgccggcATTTGATCCGCTGCCGCTGTTCTGTCTTTGGATGAGGCGACGTGCCTTGCGTTTGATCCGACCATCGTGTCCGTCGCCCACGGGCAGCGGTTTCTTCATGTGACCTGATccctgatgatgatgatgatgcccaTTCGATGAGCCGCTGCCATTTAGCTCCACTGCCTCGATTTCGCCATTCAATTCGCGTTCCACGGAGCTTTCCTTTGAGTCCGAGCCATCCCCAACGCTTGACGTGTCGCCATTGGcgtgtttgttgctgttcgaCTCTAACTCCATGCTTctactgcttctgcttctgctccgctatctgtctctttctttccTTCTAGCACTCTTGCAATGTGGACTTTTTTCTGCTGCCCGCGTTCTTCACTCTCTCTTGCACAGTGTTTTGGAATGCACaacaagaagcaacaacaactttatcctctctctctcactcgttTTCTATTATCTCTTATTTTGCTTGTAGGTTAGTTTTGTTGTACTGTTTTACCAGGTGCTTTTGACTTCTCCTGTGAGTTTCGATAGACTGTcgattaaatgtaaaaaacaataGAAATCAAAAGTAAAGCATTAGTCAGAGCCTGCTAAACTGAGGtttctaatttcaaatataatacacactactctaaaaatatatagaaaatattataagtgAATCgttgaataattaattgaacttaaatttcaaagatttttttttatagttttctgaactttatttatggataaacatatttgtatttcattaaattacataaaataattgatgagcagttcaatttgttttctagCTATTCTACTTGGGATCTtagaaatttctttaatttctcaATAGTTTACTACTCTTCTAATAATTAAGACCTTCATCTCTTTTAGTCTTTTTCTATAGTAATTGAATGCAGCAATATTTGTGCTTTTGCATtgccaataaaattatttctatatttactTGACTATAAAGAAGAAATGTAGATTTCCCCACGCTTCAagttgaaattttcaaaacatttGGCGTGCGTGAccaaaatatagttttcgttattaaatttatgcaacaaGGCTGAATtagatataaatacaaaataaaaataaattaatagaaaCACGTTAGTCAGAGTTTATAATATTGCGCAGAAAACGATGTATAGAGGATTtactataaaacaaaacaactatCGATGACTAAAGCTGTATGGAAGAAAACGCAAAAGTTTGCAAAATCCAGAgctttgtttgtctgtctgatGTTTTCTTAGACACAACAAGGCGGCTAGACGAGACTATAGTCGAGAAAGGGATAGCAATATCGACGAGACGGCGACCGTCATCTAGaaactaaaaatacacaaacatcCACATCACATCACACCAACacatgtatacatatgtacagtttgtttttgtttgttattggtAATATTACATTCATGTTATTGCAAGAAACTGCTCGAAAGCAACAACGTATTAAAGAACAGGAATTATGATGGAATACGGCAAAGCTCAAGTTACACAAATACATAgatatctatgtatgtgtgtgtgaaagcaACTCACTCAAAACTCCCTGGGCAAATTCAAGGTCAGGCAGAGACATagaaacacacgcacacaccatAACAAAAGAGCTACCGTTAGCTTTGCAACCCTCGCTCGATGCGATGCAAAGGAAATTGACAAACATTGTTGCTATCTCACTTACTCCCAAAAAGCGCGATAGAATTGAAGTTTTTAAACACGCACATAAATACAGCTGTTCTATCCCTATACATATAAATCGAGCATTTACTTGCACATACTGCGTCTATGTTTTGTAGAGAATAACGGGAgatttatatgcatttatatatgtatgtacataatatGTAAGTTTATTGCGTTGTTATTGTCACCTGCACTCTTCCTTTCCCTTTTAATGTACATAACAAGCTTTATGTACGTTCACACATCATATAAACaagcatacacatacattctcatgtatgtacatacatatgtatgtaaccggttttatgtttgttttgccCGGTTTAACCTTGAAAATTGTTCCCCTTACTAACTTTCTATGTTATTATTGCCGCAttgcgttgttgttattgctgtttctgcctctgcctctgtttCGCACTTGTTGTGTACCCTTCTTCGTTCCttctttgcttctttttttggcaatgtttagcataaatatacatacacacgcacacacacttaacttttaagcttgtgtgtgtgtgtgtgtgtgtgtatgggctcttggctgttgttgttttgatgcgtgcttgttgtaattgttttcgACAGAAAGTCTCTGCAAAGCATAAACACCGACTGACGACGCGTTGCCGAAATTGCGTCGCAAAAAAGAAACGTTGAGACGCAGACAGCGAGACGCAATGGTTGCAGTACAAAAATGTATGCTACAGGAAAACAGTGCCGTCGCGATGGTTAGTAAAGCACAATTACAAAtatggtttatttatttacgttaTAGTAtatgaattcaaattatttatttaattatacacattatgtataagtataaatataagaACTGTATGTGTTGCGGACATGCACTAATATTTTCAGCGACACTGTCAATTGAGCATAACAACCAATTGATGGACCGATCACAACAACACGTTGAAGAGTGGAGAATTATAAACATACACAcgtacaaacatacatatgcatgtgtgagaAGTCAAACAAATTAGCGACAGTGGCAACGCCAAACATGGCGCTGGAAGATTGTCGAAAATatcaaagacaacaacaaaaaagtaaaacacaaatacaaaatacaaaagagCAAGAAGCAAAACAAGTCGGCGCGCAGTTTTCCCTCCCCCTCGCACACGACCCACTGAGATGATGCTTTCAGCTATGGCTGTGTGCGTGCATGCCGGCCGAATTTATCACGTACGccatgcacacgcacacacagccACATGCACCACACATTGGCCTCTTTGCCAGCCCTTTAAATTTGAAAGCTGCGTAATTATGCTGCAAATTGATATTGACATACTGTTGCGTCCAACTGCATTGGTCAACCAATTATTTTGGTACGGCACTGTAACGActacatttcatttgttttttgtttgttttcgtcGTTTTGCTTTGTGCTTAGGTTTACAGGCAAATGCCGgttatatatgtttgtatattcaattatttagttattgttgtatgtacatggaaaacaaaaatacacatacatatgtacatgcatatAACTCCCCCCACCCTATGAGACTTCAGTAAACTTACCTCGATGTGAGTACTTTTTGTGATTGCCTTTTGTGCTCTTATCCGTCTCGCGGCGGcggcgacgacaacaacaacaacgtcaacgtTAATGCTGCTGGGCTAAAATGCAGCGACGTTGACAGCGATGTTGGCGCGCTGCTGCAGCAAACTGCTGGAGcctgtttttgctgttgctagtgttgtttttgtttggcaacTTGCTTTTGGCGTTGGGATTCGTTTCGTCTCTacgcttgtgtgtgtgatttttttgTGCTACGCGTGGGTTTTGTTGGCAGCAATAGATGTGAGAAGAATAtgcacacaaaatgcaatttgttgaatttttatatgtttgtttttggttggAATCGTTCAAATGTGTTCTGTTCGCACTTGTTATTATACGACAATGTATAAatgtaacaataaaaaaatatgtattccGTTTAGAACATAAAATGCCTGTTCAAaaaaacacccacacacacaatcaaaaCTAATTGGAATCTGCAATGCACTTATCCAtacatcaatcaatcagtgtGTGTATTAAAGGGCTCggagctttttgttttttttttttgcgcgctGCACAACACAGCTCGCGTTCTAATTCGAGCTGATTTTgccaaattacaattttttgaaattttttttttgtttttatttttgttcgaCTTGCAGCAAaaattgcatatatatatatatgtatgggCTTTGGAATAGAAGATATTGAGAAGATATCCGTAACGAAGCGAACACGATGAAAAATCCACTGAGAGTAACATCTGTTGGACGGTGTGGCTGAAAATCTAAACAttgaatataacaaatattgatACTAAACTTGAGCGTCAAgcaattataccaaaaatgggAAGTAACTGGTCACACTGCTAAGAAAAGTACggcgccattttgttttaaagcaATTTCTTTCAAAACCAAAccgattttatttaatttgttttggccTCGGGATACAATTTCGCAATGACgtaatatagaaaaagaataatttgaatgcaattgTATTACATACTTTgaaaaaacacttttatatttgattactaaacacataattttttagaaatttagttgaaagaatttgtgatttatttagtaattatgtatttattcattaatatatttatttgtattcattcCTAGCCCTAAAACCTATCAATATGTCGCTAGTCACAaacattgcattttaaaaatgttttgacaAACTAATTTTATAACTATTCTCAATTCCaatgtaaatgttaaatataaaaactggGTTTGTTTTATCGTTTGTTTAatgttgatttatttgatgttCACTATGTACTGTATTAATCATTTTAACTAAAAgtattattcaaattacattttagCGTTTTATGaacaattcatttcatttatagtTGTATTTCACAGAAAATAACTGTTATTCATATCGATTGTAGAATGTATCAATAAATAATCGATTTCTTGTGTGTGATGTGCTGTTGCACATTAATATATCGATACCAGATCGAGCGATACACTGCGCTATCGAACGTGTTGCATCTCTATTGTTTACAATTTGGACACACGTGCAAACACGCggtgttttagttttatttacatatttttgttttcatcaagtatttcaaaagaaaacataCAGAATGCCACCTGTGGCCCAAGAAGGCAATTGCCTCATCTATCGTGGCAGCAACTTTCTCAAACAACGCCTCGTGCTCTCTTGTTTGAGCGGCAAGCCAGtaaaaattacacaaatacGCTCCGAAGACGCAACGGCGCCCGGTCTGCGGGAATATGAGATAAGTCTGATACGACTGCTGGACAAACTGACAAATGGCACCAAAATCGAACTCAATCCCGCCGGCACAAGTGTCATGTTCAGTCCCGGCCTCTTGCACGGCGGCCACGTTGAACACGATTGTTGCGTGCAGCGCGGCATCGGATACTATTTGGATGCCTTGATTGCCCTGGGCCCGTTCTGCAAGATGCCACTGAAGTGCCAGCTGCGTGGCGTGACCAACAGCAACGATTCGCCATCGGTGGATCATGTCAAGGGCGCTGCATTGTCGCTACTCAAGCGTTATCTGCTCGTCGACGAGGGTCTGGAGCTGCGTGTTGTGCGTCGCGGTGTGGCGCCTCTCGGTGGTGGCGAAATCGTCTTCACGTGTCCCGTGCGCAAAAGTCTGCGTGCCATTCAGCTACAGGAGCCGGGCATGGTGAAGCGGATTCGCGGCACCGTCTATGCCTGCAAAGTGTCGCCAGCGATGGCGAACCGCACTGTGGAGTCGGCCAAGGGTTGCATGCTCAAGTTTCTGCCCGATGTTTACATCTATACGGATCAGAATCGCGGCAAGATGTCTGGCAATTCGCCTGGCTTTGGCATCTGTCTGCTGGCCGAGACCACAGACggtgtttgctttgctgccgACTGCATTTCCAACACCCGAGAGGAATCCGTGAGCAAATCCATCTAACAGTTGATCTCATTGAATTAATACAtcgtatttttattgtagGATACACCTTCTATACCCGAGGATTTGGGTCGCGAGGCTGCAATGCGTCTGCTCGACGAGATCTATCGCGGTGGCTGCTGTGATTCCGCCTATCAATGGCTCGCTGCTCTTTACATGGCTCTGGGACAGAAGCATGTCTCCAAATTTCTAACAGGTAAATTGCAtatataaacacttttaatATCGATAATTGcacatacaatacaataattgAAAGAATTAAGTAACCCCAAAAGCAGTTTTAATATAAGTGCACATTGCACTTAATTGCAGTAAAGTATAGCAGTATATTAGATAATTGTTCCTACACATCCAAGACAAtggcaaatttttaaatgatttaaattcaaacaaaagtAGTTTACATTTAATGACACATTGCACTTAATTGCAGTATAGTAAAAAATTTAGATAATTACTTCTTCAAATCaaagataattgcaaaatttgaaaagattTGAATAGAACcgaatgtttttgtttaatataattgCACATTGCACATAATTGCAGTAAAGTATATCAATCAGATAAGTGTTCCTTCACATTGAagataaatgcatattttaacacgttaaataaacataaaagtagttttaatttatttgtaaattgctCTTAACTGAAAAATGTTGTGTGtccaaatatgaaaataaagtgaaaacattttttacattttataaagtacaatatatttgttaggtctataataaattgtggaaattaataactattttatttattatgcatgaTCTTAAATGACCTTCAAGGATTTAGCACagtaaaagtatatttttcgatttatcCACAAGttgataattgcaattatcTTAAATTTTCGCTTAagtacaattaattaataacaaatatcTGCTACTTTATTTACAATCCAATTATCCTAAATTCCCTTAAATGATTTAGCCCagtaaatgtatatttttcgatttatccacaattgtaattgcaattatcTTGAATTTGCACTTAAATACCACTACacttgtaataataaatatctgctactttatttataatgcagTTATCCCAAGTGTTCTTAAATGATTT
Coding sequences:
- the LOC117563635 gene encoding programmed cell death protein 4 codes for the protein MELESNSNKHANGDTSSVGDGSDSKESSVERELNGEIEAVELNGSGSSNGHHHHHQGSGHMKKPLPVGDGHDGRIKRKARRLIQRQNSGSGSNAGSSSTTISLTNGGSASNASGASASSATGSSANASAALSSLSNGILPAGTGYVVPHRRWKNSRRSRNLQRGRGLPKKGGAGGKGVWGLPGSEVLAEVYEDENDPNYDSECNDRNVELREVITEITPEEFFKLAEPIVLEYYEHGDTHEVAVSFDEILQSPLREHITSILVEIAMDHKDSQREMTSVLISDLYGRVITGKDIEKGFNMLLANLPDLILDTPEAPVMLGNFMARAIADDCMPPKFVSRPEEHQQLNEHAEQALRRADALLHKQVWAHLDNVWGMGGPLRPVKTITKQMTLLLKEYLSSRDVAEAQRCLRALEVPHYHHELVYEAIVMTLESLSQTTEEAMCELLKSLDLTCLVLPAGMEQGFMRVYDDMADIVLDVPLAYIILDRFVERCNRAGFLTDKIINNVPSRGRKRFVSEGDGGHVKPATLPMRD
- the LOC117577808 gene encoding probable RNA 3'-terminal phosphate cyclase-like protein, with the protein product MPPVAQEGNCLIYRGSNFLKQRLVLSCLSGKPVKITQIRSEDATAPGLREYEISLIRLLDKLTNGTKIELNPAGTSVMFSPGLLHGGHVEHDCCVQRGIGYYLDALIALGPFCKMPLKCQLRGVTNSNDSPSVDHVKGAALSLLKRYLLVDEGLELRVVRRGVAPLGGGEIVFTCPVRKSLRAIQLQEPGMVKRIRGTVYACKVSPAMANRTVESAKGCMLKFLPDVYIYTDQNRGKMSGNSPGFGICLLAETTDGVCFAADCISNTREESDTPSIPEDLGREAAMRLLDEIYRGGCCDSAYQWLAALYMALGQKHVSKFLTGALSTYTVHFLQHLRDFFSVTFKLENPEIDDDDVDDVRGAQKVLMTCVGIGYTNVSKRVL